A single genomic interval of Chitinophaga sp. 180180018-3 harbors:
- a CDS encoding RNA polymerase sigma factor, producing the protein MTDHNNAESANWLSFLQGNKRALAACYNDYADYLYNYGCKFTTDTLMVEDTIQDLFLKLWKNRENLGQPASVKNYLLKSLRGLLIRNISRTQRHASDELEEENYVFELEGSPEHIRIAGEQAAQRSLLLNTALARLTPRQREAVFLRFYEDMSYEDISDILSITVKATYKIMARALEALHGQLGEQLL; encoded by the coding sequence ATGACCGACCATAATAATGCCGAATCAGCCAATTGGTTGTCCTTTTTACAGGGCAACAAGCGTGCGCTGGCCGCGTGTTATAACGATTATGCAGATTATCTGTATAACTATGGCTGTAAATTCACCACAGATACGCTGATGGTGGAAGATACCATACAGGATCTCTTCCTGAAACTATGGAAAAACCGTGAAAACCTCGGCCAGCCGGCTTCCGTAAAGAATTACCTGCTGAAATCATTACGGGGATTACTGATACGTAATATCTCCAGGACTCAGCGTCATGCGTCGGACGAGCTGGAAGAGGAAAACTATGTTTTTGAACTGGAAGGTTCTCCCGAACATATACGCATTGCCGGCGAACAGGCTGCCCAGCGGTCGTTGTTGCTCAATACTGCGCTTGCCCGGCTTACCCCACGTCAGCGGGAAGCTGTTTTTTTGCGTTTTTATGAAGATATGTCGTATGAAGACATCTCCGATATACTTTCCATTACCGTTAAAGCCACCTACAAGATTATGGCGCGTGCGCTGGAAGCCCTGCATGGACAGCTGGGGGAACAACTACTGTAG
- the dinB gene encoding DNA polymerase IV translates to MENDSNTRQRKIIHIDMDAFYASVEQRDNPVYRGKAIAVGGSPEGRGVVATASYEARKFGVKSAMSSKRAQQLCPELIFVRPRFDVYGEVSRRIREIFSRYTDLIEPLSLDEAYLDVTIDKQGIGSAIEIAKLIKQAIRDELQLTASAGVSVNKFVAKIASDLNKPDGLTFIGPSSITTFMETLAVEKFHGVGKVTADKMKRMGLFTGADLKKLSEQELKNHFGKVGSFYYRIVRGIDEREVQPHRETKSVGAEDTFEYDLTEIAEMEAQLERIGKIVYDRLQRYQLKGRTVTLKIKYNDFKQITRNHSFPQPVGEYDIIVNTAKQLLAATLPEDKPIRLLGITLSNFYELAPGIDRPGHTGQLSLFDFDE, encoded by the coding sequence ATGGAGAACGATTCAAACACCAGACAACGAAAGATTATTCATATCGATATGGATGCTTTTTATGCATCCGTAGAGCAACGTGATAACCCCGTTTATCGGGGGAAAGCCATTGCAGTAGGCGGCTCTCCGGAAGGCCGCGGCGTAGTTGCCACCGCCAGCTATGAGGCACGCAAGTTTGGCGTGAAGTCCGCCATGTCATCTAAAAGAGCACAACAGCTATGCCCGGAACTGATATTTGTACGCCCCCGCTTTGATGTATATGGGGAAGTATCAAGACGCATCCGGGAAATATTCTCCCGCTATACGGACCTGATAGAGCCCTTGTCGCTCGACGAGGCTTATCTGGATGTGACCATCGATAAACAGGGAATCGGCTCTGCCATTGAGATCGCTAAGCTCATCAAACAGGCCATCCGGGACGAGCTGCAACTAACTGCTTCTGCAGGTGTATCAGTGAATAAATTTGTCGCCAAAATAGCTTCCGACCTCAATAAGCCCGATGGCCTGACTTTCATAGGCCCTTCTTCCATCACAACTTTTATGGAAACGCTGGCAGTGGAAAAATTTCACGGGGTAGGGAAGGTAACGGCAGATAAGATGAAGCGCATGGGCCTCTTTACCGGGGCCGATCTCAAGAAGCTGTCGGAGCAGGAACTGAAGAATCATTTTGGTAAGGTAGGCAGCTTTTATTACCGCATTGTCCGGGGAATCGACGAGCGGGAAGTACAACCACACCGCGAAACCAAGTCGGTGGGAGCAGAAGATACTTTTGAATACGACCTCACAGAAATTGCTGAAATGGAAGCACAACTGGAGAGAATCGGGAAAATTGTATACGACCGCTTACAGCGTTATCAACTGAAGGGCCGCACTGTTACGTTGAAAATAAAGTACAACGATTTTAAGCAGATCACGCGTAATCATTCGTTCCCGCAGCCGGTGGGAGAGTATGATATTATTGTAAACACAGCCAAACAATTGTTGGCGGCTACATTGCCGGAAGACAAGCCTATCCGGCTGCTGGGCATTACGTTGTCTAACTTTTACGAACTGGCGCCCGGTATCGACAGGCCGGGGCATACCGGCCAGCTTTCACTTTTTGATTTTGATGAATAA
- a CDS encoding glycoside hydrolase family 2 TIM barrel-domain containing protein: protein MREKLLLLALTTASLPGFAQQLPFQLQTPEVVSVNRMPMRASAFAFENMPLAEKREKEQSAFFLSLNGQWKFNWVQDPRKRPLDFYKTDFNDASWGNFKVPANWEVNGYGLPIYVNQPYEFAGRTKTGGDLRPPFDIPEDNNPVGSYRKKINIPDNWKGRQVFIHLGAVKSAFFIWVNGQQVGYSEDSKLSAEFDITKYVKPGENLIALQVYRWSDGSYLECQDMWRMSGIEREVYLYSTPKLDVRDMKVVSTLDNTYTNGQLQVNLEVDNYRIDKNTNHSKPDTFAVAVELRDPAGKTVYSETTPGVQKVLGNYKTAVSFNKEIPAVQTWSAETPNLYTLFITLKDKNGQVLEVVPQRVGFRSVEIRDRNFLVNGKRVFLKGVNRHEHNATQGHTLTHDDMRKDMEMMKQLNVNAVRHSHYPPDPYWMQLCDEYGLYVIDEANIESHGRYYDLAYTFANDKQWRIPHLERIQRMYERDKNHPSVVTWSLGNEAGNGCNFYEAYDWLKAKDIRPVQYERAEFDYNTDMIVPQYPSPGWLPKYAQHNPDRPLIMSEYAHIMGNSLGNFQEYWTAIENNPYLQGGFIWEWIDQGIDTVKNGKRILAYGGDFPLSGPVNEDFSDNNFCVKGVVTAHRGLTPMAVEVKKVYQHIHTKWDGGNNVVVHNGYFFRDLSNYRLNWELLEDGKIVEQGSVKTLNIAPQQSASLPLAIRYQPETGREYFLNVRYTLIKPEPFLPAGFETAAEQFNWKAAAKPVLAPATGASLTAVTNGNILQLKGSGFAISFDMKKGIMSSYVLQGEQLLQQGPEPGFWRAPTDNDIGAGFNHSLRKWRNAAAEGKLLKADQAKDGNGYVVVFKKELLGGEAAVTQTFHVTGDGAVHVENQLNTISGKYPLLLRVGNDLQLNHQLNQITYYGRGPWENYWDRKTASFVGIYRQQADSQYFPYARPQESGNKSDVRWVNITNKKGKGLRFEYADSLLNFSALPYSMDDLDPEADKKQYHSGELTRRDTLYLHVDLQQSGVQGIDSWGSMPLKEYRIPYSDHYYSYWIKPLK, encoded by the coding sequence ATGAGAGAGAAATTATTATTGTTGGCGCTCACGACAGCAAGCCTGCCGGGATTTGCGCAGCAATTACCCTTCCAGTTGCAGACGCCGGAAGTGGTATCTGTGAACAGGATGCCGATGCGGGCATCTGCTTTTGCTTTTGAGAATATGCCGCTGGCAGAGAAACGTGAAAAGGAACAGTCTGCCTTTTTCCTGTCGCTCAATGGCCAATGGAAATTTAACTGGGTACAGGATCCCCGTAAACGTCCGCTCGATTTCTACAAAACAGATTTCAATGATGCCAGCTGGGGCAACTTCAAAGTGCCCGCCAACTGGGAAGTAAATGGCTATGGCCTGCCCATCTATGTAAATCAGCCATATGAATTTGCCGGCCGTACCAAAACCGGTGGCGACCTCCGGCCTCCTTTTGATATTCCGGAAGATAATAATCCGGTGGGGTCTTACAGAAAGAAAATCAATATACCAGACAACTGGAAGGGGCGGCAGGTATTCATTCACCTGGGCGCTGTGAAGTCGGCTTTCTTTATCTGGGTGAATGGTCAGCAGGTTGGCTATAGCGAAGACAGTAAACTGTCGGCTGAGTTTGACATTACCAAATATGTAAAACCCGGTGAAAACCTCATCGCGTTGCAGGTATACCGCTGGAGCGATGGTTCTTATCTCGAATGCCAGGATATGTGGCGCATGTCGGGCATTGAAAGAGAGGTGTATCTCTATTCCACTCCCAAACTGGATGTGCGCGATATGAAAGTCGTCTCTACGCTGGATAACACCTATACCAACGGACAGCTGCAGGTGAACCTGGAAGTAGATAATTATCGCATCGACAAAAATACCAACCACAGCAAGCCTGATACATTTGCGGTAGCAGTGGAGCTGCGCGACCCTGCGGGGAAAACTGTTTACAGCGAAACTACTCCCGGCGTACAGAAAGTGTTGGGCAATTATAAAACAGCTGTCAGCTTTAATAAGGAGATACCGGCAGTACAAACCTGGTCGGCCGAAACGCCAAATCTCTACACGCTTTTCATTACGCTGAAAGATAAAAACGGACAAGTGCTGGAAGTGGTACCGCAACGCGTTGGTTTCCGTTCTGTAGAGATCAGAGACAGGAACTTCCTCGTCAACGGTAAACGTGTGTTCCTGAAAGGTGTGAACCGGCATGAACACAACGCTACACAGGGGCATACACTTACACACGATGATATGCGTAAAGATATGGAGATGATGAAGCAACTCAATGTAAATGCAGTGAGGCATTCCCATTATCCTCCTGATCCTTACTGGATGCAGCTTTGTGATGAATACGGATTGTACGTGATAGATGAAGCAAATATCGAATCGCACGGCCGTTACTACGATCTCGCCTATACGTTTGCCAATGATAAGCAGTGGCGTATTCCGCATCTCGAAAGGATACAGCGTATGTATGAGCGCGATAAGAACCATCCTTCCGTGGTGACCTGGTCGCTGGGAAATGAAGCCGGTAATGGTTGTAATTTCTATGAAGCATACGACTGGCTCAAGGCAAAGGACATACGTCCTGTACAATACGAACGCGCTGAATTCGACTATAATACCGACATGATCGTACCTCAGTATCCTTCTCCGGGATGGCTGCCGAAATACGCTCAACATAACCCCGACCGGCCACTGATCATGAGCGAATACGCGCATATTATGGGCAATAGTCTTGGTAATTTCCAGGAGTACTGGACGGCCATAGAAAACAATCCCTACCTGCAGGGTGGCTTCATTTGGGAATGGATAGATCAGGGTATAGATACGGTGAAGAATGGGAAACGTATCCTTGCCTATGGTGGCGATTTTCCGCTGAGTGGCCCCGTGAATGAAGATTTCAGCGACAACAACTTTTGCGTGAAAGGTGTGGTGACGGCCCATCGTGGCCTGACACCAATGGCAGTGGAAGTAAAGAAAGTATATCAACATATCCACACCAAATGGGACGGAGGCAATAACGTTGTGGTACATAACGGTTATTTCTTCCGTGATTTATCGAATTACCGTTTGAACTGGGAGTTATTGGAAGATGGGAAAATAGTGGAGCAGGGTAGCGTTAAAACCCTGAACATAGCGCCACAACAATCTGCCAGCCTCCCGCTGGCAATCAGGTACCAGCCTGAGACAGGCAGGGAATATTTTCTGAATGTGCGTTATACACTGATAAAACCTGAGCCATTCCTGCCAGCAGGATTTGAAACAGCTGCCGAACAGTTCAACTGGAAAGCAGCTGCAAAACCAGTTCTGGCGCCGGCTACAGGGGCATCGTTAACGGCCGTAACAAACGGCAACATCCTGCAACTTAAAGGAAGCGGATTTGCCATCAGCTTCGATATGAAGAAAGGTATCATGAGCAGTTATGTGTTGCAGGGAGAGCAACTGCTGCAGCAAGGCCCGGAACCCGGCTTCTGGAGAGCGCCTACAGATAATGATATCGGAGCCGGATTCAATCATTCATTGCGTAAATGGCGTAATGCCGCTGCAGAAGGCAAACTGCTGAAAGCAGATCAGGCGAAGGATGGCAATGGGTACGTGGTTGTGTTTAAGAAAGAGTTGCTGGGCGGAGAAGCCGCTGTTACCCAAACATTCCATGTTACCGGCGATGGCGCTGTACATGTAGAAAATCAGCTGAACACCATCAGTGGTAAATATCCGTTATTGCTGAGAGTAGGTAATGATCTGCAACTGAATCATCAACTGAATCAGATTACTTATTATGGTCGCGGTCCCTGGGAAAACTATTGGGATAGAAAAACAGCTTCGTTTGTTGGCATCTACCGTCAGCAGGCAGATAGCCAGTACTTCCCTTATGCACGCCCGCAGGAAAGCGGCAATAAATCAGATGTGCGTTGGGTAAATATCACCAATAAGAAAGGAAAAGGATTACGTTTCGAATATGCCGATAGCTTGCTGAATTTTTCCGCACTGCCATACAGCATGGATGATCTGGATCCGGAGGCCGACAAGAAGCAATATCACTCCGGGGAACTGACGCGCCGCGATACGCTGTACCTGCATGTAGACCTGCAACAGTCGGGGGTACAGGGAATCGATAGCTGGGGCTCCATGCCGCTGAAAGAGTACCGGATACCTTATAGTGATCACTACTACAGTTATTGGATTAAACCGTTGAAATAG
- a CDS encoding AraC family transcriptional regulator yields the protein MIRKKEGFQGQRMIVIPRNVLNTVCTKDAALSPLFITDIGYYPKAFFHHRKRATGADQHILIYCQEGKGTIELKNECYDITAGDCFLLPRKVPHEYRADENDPWTIYWAHFLGSGADSLVQTAVREWNGHKAFLPYSPERTQQFDRIYQQLEKGYRQENLLYSNMNFWSFFSSCIYPDSAHAGKQHRHDAIDVAIDYMNQHLDKMLTLEQMAKSANLSQSHFSWLFRNNTGFSPIEYFNHLKVQKACQYLLFTPLRIKEVASRLGMEDPYYFSRMFAKVMGLSPNQYREKKV from the coding sequence ATGATCCGGAAGAAAGAAGGGTTCCAGGGCCAGCGGATGATCGTTATTCCACGAAATGTGTTAAACACCGTCTGCACAAAGGATGCAGCGCTTTCGCCGCTGTTCATTACCGACATCGGTTATTATCCCAAAGCTTTCTTTCATCACCGTAAAAGGGCTACGGGAGCCGATCAGCATATACTTATCTACTGCCAGGAAGGCAAAGGAACCATTGAATTAAAGAACGAATGCTATGACATAACAGCGGGCGATTGCTTTCTGCTGCCGCGCAAGGTGCCGCATGAATACCGTGCCGATGAAAACGATCCCTGGACGATCTACTGGGCGCATTTCCTGGGCAGCGGCGCAGATTCGCTGGTACAAACGGCCGTCAGGGAATGGAATGGCCACAAAGCTTTTCTGCCCTATTCTCCTGAACGCACACAGCAGTTTGATCGTATTTATCAGCAGCTGGAGAAAGGATACCGGCAGGAAAACCTGCTCTACTCCAACATGAACTTCTGGTCGTTCTTCTCGTCCTGCATTTATCCGGATTCGGCCCATGCAGGCAAGCAGCATCGGCACGATGCCATAGATGTAGCCATTGATTACATGAACCAGCATCTCGATAAGATGCTGACCCTGGAACAGATGGCGAAATCTGCCAATCTCTCCCAGTCTCATTTTTCCTGGCTGTTCAGGAATAATACAGGATTCTCTCCTATCGAGTATTTCAATCATTTGAAAGTGCAGAAAGCCTGTCAGTACCTGCTTTTCACCCCGTTACGTATCAAGGAAGTAGCCTCCAGACTGGGTATGGAAGACCCCTATTATTTCTCCAGAATGTTTGCTAAGGTAATGGGACTATCGCCTAATCAGTACCGGGAAAAGAAAGTGTAA
- a CDS encoding DUF1553 domain-containing protein — protein sequence MGHFSTMRIAAFLSLFAGTTMFFGACESNKKVDFSAEVKPILNKHCISCHGGVKQNGGFSVLFREEALGNTKSGKPAIIPGHPEKSEFIRRLTCKDPKERMPQKGEPLTTAEVDLLTRWVKQGAEWGEHWSYVPLKAITVPDISVDNGNDIDRFIRAKLKKEGLKPSPEADKMTLLRRVSIDLTGLPPTPATAQWFAASNDPKAYEKVVDSLLQSPHFGERWAAMWLDLARYSDTKGYERDLSRRMWRYRDWVIDAFNNNLPYDSFAIDQLAGDLLPQPTDAQLVATAFNRNTMENDEGGTVDEEFRTAAVMDRVSTTMDVFQGVTIACVQCHSHPYDPFRFEDYYKLLAFMNNTRDEDTYAEHPKLRLYDSVSTAEVQQISSWVGQYGNTAQLHDVQQFLRVLEPKVHAHDCDQYVNSTLADSKFLTGRPNGTARLPKQHLDGKTALLFNYWTGSKGGTLEFRLDSLKGATIATYQIEPTQGSKVAAIPMKAVEGTHDLYILFRNPTIKPEADVCTIEWFAYRDPLPGKGQPGYDKINSTLMTVINKNPEDIPVMIENNTAMARTTHVFERGNWLVKGKVVTPDVPHSLNPFPAGAPRNRLGLAEWLTSTGNPLTARVMVNRFWEQIFGTGIVETLEDFGTQGFPPSHQELLDYLSWKFMHDYKWHMKPLLREIVLSAAYKQSSVSSPELEAKDPANRLLARGPHFRLTAEEVRDQALTISGLLNRNLRGPSVMPYQPDNIWQTVWSGETWKKNDDGNQYRRALYVFQRRTSPYPSMLSFDGSSREVCLQRRIRTNTPLQALVTLNDPAYVEMALALATHMQKNGGSNIDSCIRWGYQAAMFQSLPDKKLKVLQHLYQQSLQDFRKNPGSAGKLVHGDPAAQQHLELAALLVVANAIMNLDEFLTKS from the coding sequence ATGGGTCATTTTTCCACGATGAGGATAGCCGCTTTCCTCAGCTTATTTGCCGGAACAACCATGTTTTTTGGTGCCTGTGAATCGAACAAAAAAGTGGACTTTAGCGCTGAAGTCAAACCGATACTCAACAAACACTGCATCAGCTGTCATGGTGGCGTAAAGCAAAACGGCGGTTTTAGTGTACTCTTCAGGGAAGAAGCGCTGGGCAATACCAAGTCCGGCAAGCCCGCTATTATACCCGGTCATCCGGAGAAGAGCGAATTTATCCGCAGGCTTACCTGTAAGGATCCTAAAGAAAGGATGCCTCAAAAGGGCGAGCCTCTTACCACAGCGGAAGTAGACCTGCTCACCCGCTGGGTGAAACAGGGCGCCGAATGGGGTGAGCATTGGTCGTACGTACCACTCAAAGCCATTACTGTACCGGATATCAGCGTTGATAACGGAAACGATATCGACCGCTTCATACGAGCCAAACTGAAAAAAGAAGGGCTGAAACCTTCGCCGGAAGCCGATAAAATGACGCTGCTGCGCCGCGTAAGCATCGATCTTACCGGGCTTCCTCCTACGCCTGCTACCGCACAATGGTTCGCTGCCAGCAACGATCCGAAGGCATATGAAAAAGTAGTGGACAGCCTGCTGCAATCGCCCCATTTCGGAGAACGCTGGGCAGCGATGTGGCTCGACCTTGCCCGTTATTCTGATACCAAGGGATATGAAAGGGATCTTTCCCGCAGAATGTGGCGGTACCGCGACTGGGTGATAGATGCGTTCAACAACAACCTTCCATACGATAGCTTTGCCATAGACCAGCTGGCCGGCGATCTGCTGCCACAGCCTACAGATGCACAACTGGTGGCCACTGCGTTCAACCGTAATACCATGGAAAACGACGAAGGTGGTACGGTGGATGAAGAGTTCCGTACAGCAGCCGTGATGGACAGGGTGAGCACCACCATGGATGTATTCCAGGGTGTGACCATCGCCTGTGTGCAATGCCATAGCCATCCCTACGATCCGTTCAGGTTTGAGGATTATTACAAGTTGCTGGCATTTATGAATAACACCCGCGACGAAGACACCTACGCCGAACATCCTAAATTACGTTTATACGATAGCGTTAGTACGGCAGAAGTGCAGCAGATCAGCTCCTGGGTTGGCCAGTATGGCAACACGGCGCAACTGCACGATGTACAGCAGTTTCTCCGGGTACTGGAACCCAAAGTACATGCGCACGACTGCGACCAGTATGTGAACAGTACACTGGCAGATTCGAAGTTCCTCACCGGCAGGCCTAATGGTACAGCCAGATTGCCCAAACAACATCTTGATGGAAAAACAGCATTGTTGTTCAACTACTGGACAGGGAGTAAGGGCGGCACGCTGGAGTTCCGACTCGATAGTCTGAAAGGTGCTACCATAGCTACTTACCAGATAGAGCCAACGCAAGGATCGAAAGTTGCAGCCATACCGATGAAGGCAGTAGAAGGCACACACGACCTGTACATATTATTCCGCAATCCAACCATAAAACCGGAAGCGGATGTTTGTACAATAGAATGGTTTGCCTACAGGGATCCGTTGCCGGGTAAAGGGCAACCAGGGTATGATAAGATCAACAGTACCCTGATGACGGTGATCAATAAAAATCCCGAAGACATCCCGGTGATGATCGAAAACAACACCGCCATGGCCCGCACCACGCATGTGTTTGAGCGTGGCAACTGGCTCGTGAAAGGGAAAGTGGTTACACCGGATGTACCTCATTCCCTGAACCCATTCCCGGCTGGCGCACCGCGCAACCGGCTGGGGCTGGCGGAATGGCTCACTTCTACCGGTAATCCGCTTACAGCAAGGGTTATGGTTAACCGTTTCTGGGAACAGATATTTGGTACCGGTATAGTAGAAACACTGGAAGACTTTGGCACGCAGGGCTTCCCTCCTTCACACCAGGAGCTGCTGGATTATCTTTCCTGGAAATTCATGCACGACTATAAATGGCATATGAAGCCATTGCTCCGCGAGATAGTATTATCGGCCGCTTATAAGCAATCATCTGTTTCTTCTCCTGAGCTGGAAGCCAAAGATCCCGCTAACCGCCTGCTGGCGAGGGGGCCGCATTTCAGGCTCACTGCCGAAGAAGTAAGGGACCAGGCATTAACCATCAGTGGCCTGCTGAACAGAAATCTTCGCGGTCCCAGTGTGATGCCCTATCAGCCGGATAATATCTGGCAGACAGTATGGAGTGGCGAAACCTGGAAAAAGAACGACGATGGCAATCAGTATCGTCGCGCGTTATATGTCTTCCAGAGACGTACCAGTCCTTATCCCTCCATGCTCTCCTTCGATGGCAGCAGCCGGGAAGTATGCCTGCAACGCCGCATACGCACCAACACCCCGCTGCAGGCGCTGGTAACACTCAATGATCCTGCATATGTGGAAATGGCGCTGGCGCTGGCAACGCATATGCAGAAAAATGGCGGCAGCAATATTGATTCGTGTATACGTTGGGGTTATCAGGCTGCTATGTTCCAGTCTTTACCCGATAAAAAACTAAAAGTATTACAACATCTTTACCAGCAATCATTGCAGGACTTCCGGAAAAATCCGGGATCAGCCGGCAAGCTGGTGCACGGCGATCCTGCTGCACAGCAACACCTGGAACTGGCCGCCCTGCTGGTGGTAGCCAATGCAATTATGAACCTGGATGAATTCCTGACTAAATCCTGA
- a CDS encoding DUF1501 domain-containing protein, which produces MNKYEKLIKEANEAKLRYLTRRHFLLDCVTGLGAAALGSLLTSCGSSSKNILTDFAGNPMAPKAPHFPARAKSVIYLHMAGAPSQLELFDYKPALEKLHNQLCPPSLLEGKKFAFIQGVPKMLGPQAVFKQHGESRAWISDHLPHFTTMADEVSFLKAVQTDQFNHGPAQLLMQTGSARLGRPSIGSWVTYGLGSENSNLPGFVVLTSGGKTPDAGKSVWGSGFLPSVYQGVQCRTKGDPVLFLSDPDGMSRDLRKASIDAINDINKEEYGAFGDPETLSRISQYELAYKMQVSVPEVMDISKEPAYIHEMYGTQPGKESFANNCLLARKLVEKGVRFVQLYDWGWDAHGTDESLSIDYGLRNKCREIDRPVTALLQDLKQRGLLDETLVVWGGEFGRTPMQENRNGKDMPFMGRDHHVEAFTMWMAGAGIKKGYSYGETDEIGYAAVKGKVAINDIHATILQQLGFDHEKLTYEFQGRPFRLTDVGGKVITPILS; this is translated from the coding sequence ATGAACAAGTATGAAAAATTGATCAAAGAAGCGAACGAGGCGAAGTTGCGTTACCTTACCCGCCGGCACTTTCTGCTGGATTGTGTGACAGGACTGGGAGCCGCTGCACTGGGTTCTTTGCTGACCAGTTGTGGCAGCAGTTCCAAAAACATCCTCACCGATTTTGCAGGTAACCCGATGGCGCCCAAAGCACCTCATTTCCCTGCAAGGGCCAAAAGTGTTATCTATCTGCATATGGCCGGAGCGCCGTCGCAGCTGGAATTGTTCGACTACAAACCTGCTTTGGAAAAATTGCATAACCAGCTTTGTCCGCCTTCATTGCTGGAAGGAAAAAAATTTGCATTCATACAAGGCGTTCCAAAAATGCTGGGGCCTCAGGCAGTTTTCAAACAGCATGGAGAATCACGTGCATGGATCTCCGATCATCTTCCCCACTTCACCACTATGGCGGATGAAGTGAGCTTCCTGAAAGCAGTGCAAACCGACCAGTTCAACCACGGTCCGGCACAGTTGCTGATGCAAACCGGCAGCGCCAGACTCGGACGGCCCAGCATTGGCTCCTGGGTAACTTATGGCCTGGGGTCCGAAAACAGTAATCTCCCCGGCTTCGTAGTACTTACTTCCGGTGGCAAAACACCCGATGCCGGTAAAAGCGTGTGGGGAAGCGGTTTTCTGCCATCCGTATACCAGGGTGTGCAATGCCGTACCAAAGGAGATCCGGTATTGTTCCTCTCCGATCCGGATGGTATGAGCAGGGATCTTCGCAAAGCGTCTATTGATGCAATCAACGATATCAACAAAGAAGAATACGGCGCCTTCGGTGATCCGGAAACCTTATCCCGCATCTCACAGTACGAGCTGGCTTACAAAATGCAGGTCTCTGTGCCTGAGGTAATGGATATCAGCAAGGAGCCGGCTTACATCCATGAAATGTATGGTACGCAGCCAGGCAAAGAATCATTCGCCAACAACTGCCTGCTGGCACGCAAGCTGGTGGAAAAAGGAGTACGCTTCGTACAGCTGTACGACTGGGGCTGGGATGCGCATGGAACGGATGAAAGTCTTTCTATCGACTACGGCCTGCGCAACAAATGCCGGGAGATCGATCGTCCGGTCACCGCACTGCTGCAGGATCTGAAGCAACGCGGTTTGCTGGATGAAACCCTGGTGGTCTGGGGTGGTGAATTCGGCCGTACCCCAATGCAGGAAAACCGTAACGGAAAAGATATGCCTTTCATGGGCCGCGATCATCACGTAGAAGCCTTTACGATGTGGATGGCCGGAGCCGGTATCAAAAAAGGATACTCTTATGGAGAGACGGATGAAATAGGCTATGCCGCAGTAAAAGGGAAAGTTGCCATCAACGACATACATGCCACCATACTACAACAACTGGGCTTCGACCATGAGAAGCTGACTTACGAATTCCAGGGCCGGCCGTTCCGGCTGACCGATGTTGGCGGTAAAGTGATCACACCTATCTTAAGTTAA
- a CDS encoding sugar phosphate isomerase/epimerase, which translates to MSSAFCLSSLPSFAAPPAGSVRAGFRLIVLATNWGYTRSISEFCKEIKQAGYDGLEIWWPAETAAQEELFAALEKYELQVGYLCAGYDSDYTKHAQQFETMLKAATSHHKIKPLYINSHSGRDYFTFDQNCALIDLTTKISKQSGVPIYHETHRSRMLFAAHIARQFIEAKPELRLTLDISHWCNVHESLLQDQSATVAKALERASHIHARIGHPEGPQVNDPRAPEWTDAVKAHFSWWDQVVKYHQTAGKPLTFLTEFGPVDYLPALPYTRQPVANQWDINVYMMKQLKQRYGQ; encoded by the coding sequence ATGAGTTCCGCATTCTGCCTTTCTTCACTGCCATCGTTTGCTGCACCGCCTGCCGGATCAGTACGCGCAGGATTCCGCCTGATTGTACTGGCTACGAATTGGGGATATACGAGAAGCATCAGCGAATTTTGCAAGGAAATAAAGCAGGCCGGTTATGACGGTCTGGAAATCTGGTGGCCTGCCGAAACAGCCGCCCAGGAGGAATTGTTTGCCGCACTGGAAAAATATGAGCTGCAGGTGGGCTATCTCTGTGCAGGCTACGATAGCGACTATACGAAACATGCACAGCAGTTCGAAACCATGCTGAAAGCCGCTACCAGCCATCATAAAATAAAACCGCTTTATATTAATTCTCACTCAGGCAGGGATTATTTCACTTTCGATCAGAACTGCGCGCTGATAGATCTTACTACGAAAATCTCAAAGCAATCGGGTGTTCCGATATACCATGAAACACACCGGTCGCGTATGCTGTTTGCCGCTCATATTGCCCGTCAGTTCATTGAAGCCAAACCGGAGCTGCGGCTGACGCTCGATATTTCCCATTGGTGCAATGTACATGAAAGCCTGCTGCAGGATCAATCTGCCACCGTTGCCAAAGCACTGGAACGTGCTTCGCATATACATGCCCGTATCGGGCATCCCGAAGGGCCGCAGGTGAATGATCCTCGCGCTCCGGAATGGACGGATGCCGTCAAAGCCCATTTCTCCTGGTGGGACCAGGTGGTGAAGTATCATCAGACCGCAGGAAAACCACTCACCTTCCTCACGGAATTTGGTCCGGTGGATTATCTGCCGGCTTTGCCCTATACGAGGCAGCCCGTCGCCAATCAATGGGATATCAATGTGTATATGATGAAACAACTTAAACAGCGTTACGGCCAATGA